The Apodemus sylvaticus chromosome 22, mApoSyl1.1, whole genome shotgun sequence genome includes a region encoding these proteins:
- the LOC127672370 gene encoding olfactory receptor 14J1-like — MNVSFKAGFLLMGFSDERNLQILHAVLFLITYLLAIMGNLLIITIITLDQRLHSPMYYFLKHLSLLDLCFISVTVPQSIANSLMDNGFISFGQCVLQVFFFIALASSEVGILTVMSYDRYVAICQPLQYETIMDPHACKCAVIAVWMAGGISGLIHTGVNFSIPLCGKRIIHQFFCDIPQMLKLACSYEFINEIAVAAFTTSTAFVCLIVIVFSYIQIFSTVMRIPSADSRTKVFSTCLPHLFVVMFFLSAAGFEFLRLPSDSLSAMDLIFSIFYTVIPPTLNPLIYSLRNESMKAALKKVLSREEFSRRMVYAKAIFNL, encoded by the coding sequence ATGAATGTGAGCTTCAAGGCTGGATTCCTCCTCATGGGGTTCTCTGATGAGCGTAACCTTCAGATTTTACATGCAGTGCTCTTTTTGATCACATACCTGTTGGCCATTATGGGCAATCTCctcattatcaccatcatcaccttgGACCAACGTCTTCATTCTCCCATGTACTACTTCTTGAAGCACCTCTCTCTTTTGGACCTCTGCTTCATCTCTGTTACTGTTCCTCAGTCCATTGCAAACTCACTCATGGACAatggtttcatttcttttggtcAGTGTGTGCTTCAGGTTTTCTTCTTCATAGCTCTGGCTTCATCAGAAGTAGGTATTCTCACGGTGATGTCTTATGACCGGTATGTTGCCATCTGTCAGCCACTGCAGTATGAGACAATTATGGATCCCCATGCTTGCAAGTGTGCAGTGATAGCTGTATGGATGGCTGGAGGAATATCTGGGCTCATACACACAGGTGTTAATTTCTCAATTCCTCTTTGTGGGAAGAGAATTATTCACCAGTTCTTCTGTGACATTCCCCAAATGCTAAAACTAGCCTGTTCTTATGAATTCATTAATGAGATTGCAGTGGCTGCATTTACAACATCCACAGCCTTTGTCTGTTTGATTGTCATAGTATTCTCCTACATTCAAATCTTCTCAACTGTGATGAGAATTCCATCAGCTGATAGTCGGACTAAGGTGTTCTCCACCTGTCTTCCACATTTGTTTGTAGTCATGTTCTTCCTCTCAGCTGCAGGCTTTGAATTTCTAAGACTTCCTTCAGATTCCCTGTCAGCAATGGACCTCATATTCTCCATATTCTACACTGTGATACCTCCAACACTCAATCCACTCATCTACAGCTTGAGAAATGAGTCCATGAAAGCAGCTCTGAAGAAAGTGTTGTCAAGAGAAGAATTTTCTCGGAGAATGGTATATGCAAAAGCTATATTCAATCTCTAA